Genomic window (Nitrosophilus kaiyonis):
AGGGCAGCATTCCCATATCGCAAGTACCTTGAACATTATTCTGACCTCTTAATGGCATCAAACCAGCACCAACCTTTCCAATATTGCCTGTTAAAAGAGCAAGATGTGTAATTGCCATAACAGCATAACTTCCATCAATATGTTCAGTTACGCCAAGGCCCCAAAGTATTAAAGTTTTTTTATGAGATATATCATAAGCTAATTTTTTTATTTTTTGGGGTAGCTCTTCATACCCTCTAATATGTGAAAAAAAATCTGGATCAGCAAATTTGTCATTTAATATATTTTCTTTATACTCTTTAAAATTTTTTGTTCTTTTTTCAATAAAATCTTTATTTTCCCATCCATTTTCTAAAATCACTCTAGCAATCATATTTAATATCAAAAGATTTGATTCATAGGGAATAGTTAAATGGTTTTGAGCAAATTTTGAAAGGGCAATCTCTCTTACATCTATTACAGATAGATTTACACCTTTTTTTACAACTTCTAAAATCCTATTTGCAACAATAGGATGAGCTTCAGTTGTATTTGATCCAATTACAACTATATTTTCACATTCATATATATCATCGAAAGGGTTTGTAGCCGCACCCTCTCCTATAGTTGCTCTCATACCTTTTAAACTTGGAGAGTGACATACTCTTGCACAGTTATCAACATGAGGAGAGCCAATAATTTCTCTAGCAAATTTTTGAAAAATATAGCCACTTTCACAATTTGTTCTAGCTCCACCTATTGCAGCAAAAGATTCTGGATCAAAAGATTTTATCTCTTTTAATTTTTTTGCAACAAGCCTGTAAGCTAAATCATAATCCAATTTATAATGATCTACATCAAAATTTTCCAATTTTTCTTTAAATTCATCATAAAGTTTAGGATTTTTTTGAAAAAAACTTTTTTTTATTAAAGCATTTTTTAGTCTATTTTCACTATAAAGATATTCATATCCATATTTTCCTTTTATGCAAAGTTTTCCTCTGCTTACTACACCATCACTTTTTGCAAAAATTTTTGTAATCTTTTCATTTTCTACAACTGCTGCAATATCACAACCTACACCACAATAGGTGCATACAGAATCTATAATTTTCACAATAACTCCAAAATTTGGTGTGTTGGACATTAAATATTCGTGAATCGTAATTCGTAATTCGTAATTGGGAATTGGTATATTTTCCGCTTTCCCGCTTCACTGCTTCACAGCTTCTCTGCTATTTCACCAAATATTACCAACTCAAAAATTATTATCATCTAAAAAAATATTTTAATTTTATTCGATTCTCATCATAAAAGGTTTGCCATCAATAAAATCTAACTTCTCTAACTCTTTTAAAGCTTTTTGGATATCTTTTTCATAACATTCATGAGTTGAAAGCAGAAGATTTGCTTTAGATTTCTCTTTTGGTTTTTGAAGCATAGACTCTATTGATATATTAAGATTTCCAAAGAGTTCAGCTATTTTTGCTAATACTCCGGGTCTATCTTCAACAAGAACTCTTAAGTAATATTTTGATTTTATATCATCAATATTTAATAGTTTCATACCACTCTCTAAAGGTTTTTTAAATCCAAGCATTGGTGAGCATTTTCCACCTCTTGCAATATCTATAATATTCGATACTACAGCACTTGCAGTTGCATCACCACCAGCTCCTGGCCCATAATACATTGTCTCACCTACAAAATCACCTATAACACTAATTCCATTCATCACTCCATCTACTTTTGCAATCATCTGTTCTTTAGAAATAAGTGTTGGATGAACTCTTAATTCAACATGATTATTGATTTTTTTTGCAATTCCAAGAAGTTTTATAGAATATCCAAACTCATTTGCAAATGAAAAATCCAATGAAGTGATTTTGGTTATTCCTTCAATTAAAATATCTTCTGGTTTAGCATCTATTCCATAAGCAATACTTGCTAAAATCAAAAGCTTATGTGCTGCATCAAATCCTTCTATATCAAATGTAGGATCAGCCTCTGCATAGCCAAGGTCTTGAGCCTCTTTTAAAACTAAATCAAAATCTACGCTCTCTTTTTCCATTTTAGTCAAGATAAAGTTGCATGTTCCATTCATTATACCCTTAATAGCTTCTATATGGTTAGCACTAAGCCCTTCTCTTAATGCTTTAATAATTGGAATTCCACCTGCTACACTTGCCTCAAACTCAAAAGGTATATCACCAGCTAAATTTTGCAGCTCATACCTATGATATGCAAGCAGAGCTTTATTTGCAGTGACAACAGCTTTTTTATTCAGTAGCGCCTTTTTAACTACATTATATGCTTCATCAACTCCGCCCATAAGCTCAACAACTATATCTATTTGAGGCTCATTAACAATTTCATAAGGATCGGTAGTTAAAGGGATATTTACATCTCTTTTTTTATTTAAGTTTCTAACTGCTCCTTTAGCAACAACTATCTCTTTTCCACTTCTTGCATTAATAATATCTCTGTTTTTTTCTAAAATTTTTACTACACTTTCTCCTACTGTTCCAACTCCAACTATTCCTACTTTTATCATTTTCATCCTTTTGTAAAAAGTCAAAATTAGTTGAGTAAGATAAGTGTGGTTAGTGAGGTATATAATTAAATTATAAAATATTAAGTAATTTAAAAAATTTTATTTATTACTCACCATACTAAACTTACTCACCTTGCTTACCTATTATTTAAAAATTTTTTTATATTTCTTGCAGCTTGTCTTATTCTTTTTTCATTTTCAATCAAAGCTATTCTAACCCATCCTTCGCCAAATTCGCCAAATCCAACACCAGGACTTACGGCTACTTTTGCATCGGTTAAGAGTTTTTTACTAAATTCTAAGCTTCCTAGATGTTCAAACTCTTTTGGAATTTTTGCCCATACAAACATTGTTGCTTTTGGTTTTACTATCTCCCATCCAGCTTTATTAAAACTTTCAACTAAAACATCTCTTCTTTTTTCGTATTTTAATCTTATCTTTTCAACCTCATCTTCATGATAATCTAAAGCAACAGTTGCAGCAATCTGAATAGGAGTAAACATACCATAATCTATCCAGCTTTTTATTTTTTGAAGAGCACCTATTAATCTTTCATTTCCTACCATAAAACCAACACGCCAACCTGCCATATTGTAGCTTTTAGATAGAGTAAAACTCTCAACTGCAACATCTTTTGCACCATCAACTTCTAAAATAGAAGGAGTTTTGTATCCATCATAAGTTAAATCTGCATATGCTATATCACTAATGATATAAAATCTCTCTTTTTTCGCTATTTTTACAAGCTCTTTGTAAAATTCTGGAGTTACTGTTGCCGTTGAAGGATTGTGAGGAAAATTTACTACCAAAAATTTAGGTTTTGGAAAAGCTTCATTAAGCGCAGAATGAAGATTTTTAAAAAATTTCTCCTCATCAACCTCATAATATTCATCAAAATCCAATTTAAAATTATGCACACTACCACCAGCTAATATAAATGCATATGAATGAATAGGATATGTCGGTCCAGGAACTATGGCAACATCACCAGGATTTGTAACAGCATGTACAAGATGTACATACCCCTCTTTACTTCCCATTGTTGCAACCGCTTCTGTTTCTGGGTCTAAAGCAACTCCATATCTTCTTTCATACCAGTTACAAATAGCAAGTCTTAATTTATAAATACCTTTACTTGCACTATATCCATGATTTTTAGGTTTTTTTGCTGCTTCTATTAGTTTATCTATGATTGGTTTTGGAGCAGGGCCATCTGGATTTCCCATACTAAAATCGATAATATCTTCTCCTGCTCTTCTAGCAGCCATTTTAATCTCATTAACCGCAGCAAAAACATATTTTGGAAGTCTTTCAATTTTATTAAATCTTATCTCTTCAAACATCTTTTTCCTTGATTAATATTATTTAGTATATTAGTGTATTGGTTATTAGTTATTAGCAAAAAAATATTTATATATTAAATATACCAATAACCAATAAACCAATTACACTTTTCTAACTCATCACACTCAACTAAGTTTTATTCCAAAGTTACTCTAAGCCCATATTTTAAATTATTTAATGTATATGAATCTGAAATTTTAATATAATATGAACTTGGTGGCAAATATATAACAAGCCAATCTGTTTTTTCATCTTTTTTGTAAACTTTTAATATATGCAAATTTTTATCGTAAATTACAATTTTTGGATACCATCTATTACCACCAAAACTAGCAATAGATATTTTAGAACCACCTTCAATATTTAGCCAATAATCGCTAAGAGGTTTTTTTAATCTTGTTCTTTCTTTTAAAACAAGCTTTTTAGCATTTAGAGTTGCTCTATCTACATTTATAAAATATTCCCATTTACTTTCACTTTTTCTTGTGATTTCTAGTATATCACAACCATTTTTTATTAAAAATGAACTAAATATTTCAGGATCTAATGTATATTCTGAATCAAATTTTATTTTCCAAATAAAAAGATTATCATCAAAATCAACCTCTTGTGTAAAAGTAAATAAAAATCCTAAATTGTTTAAATTATCTTGAATTATTTTCATAAAAAATATAGGATTTGAATTAGTTTTAAATGTAATAATATTCTCTTTTGGAGATTGAAAAAAAAGATTTAACAACCCATTTTCTTTAAGAGTTTTTATAACTTTTAATATATCTACTTTTTCATCAGTTAAATAGTACTGCTCTTTGTTTTGAAAGATTTTATTTATAAGTCTAAAATGTTTTTGGTAAACATTTTCACTAACCAAATTTTTAATACTTTCTTCTAAAGGGTCGCCAAACAGTAAAGAAAAAGCAAAAATCAGTAATATAAAAACTCTTACCAATTTTTACCTCTATTAAATCTTATGAAAGTCTCTTTATCAATTTTTTCAAGCTCACCAGCTCTATATAAAAATCTTAGTTTTCCTTTACTGTTATAATCGGTTATATTTCCATCAATATCTATTTTTATATTTCCATGTCCAGTTACAATGAGCTGGTCTCTTGAACTATTTAACTCAATAGGAAAAGAAGTTATATAATTTTTTCTTGAATAATCATCAAGATATATAATACCTATCCAAACCTTTTGTTTTGGAATGATTGCAATTGTAGGCAAGATAGCTTCAGTTTTTATCTCTTTTGAAACTGTTTTATTTACTTCATCAGATATTGTTACATTTTCTTCAGATTCACTCTCTTGTATAGATTGAGTTTTGGTTTCTGATTCATTTTTTTCATTGCTAAAAAATTTCTCTTTTTTTACTTTTTGTTTATTTTCTACTTTTTCTTTTTTAGTCTCTTTTTTTCCATTAAATATTATAAAGAATAAAGCAATTAAAATAATTATTAGAATTATTAAAATTAAATATTTTTTATTTTCTTTTTTATTATTATCAGTTTCATTAATAGTTTCTAAATTTTGATCTTCATCTTTTGGTTTTATAAGACTTTTTTTTGCAAAATATTCATCAATCTCTTTTTTTAAATCGCTAAGGTCATAATTAAATTCTCTTTCTATTATTTTTACAAAACCAAGAGCTTTTAATCTATCAAACTTTGAAAAATCTTTATCCAAAAGAGCTTTAATATATTTTCTAGCAATATATGTTTTGTGGTATATCTCTTCAATATCTTTTTCTTTAAGTTTATCTAAATCACTCATTATCTCATCCTATCTATGAGAATCGCCGCTGCAGCACTAACATTTAATGAATCAAATTCTCTTTCCATAACTATTTTAATCTTTTTATCGCTTTTTTGCTCTAATCTTAAAGGTATACCTTCCCCTTCACTTCCAAGAATAAGAACTCTTTTCTTATTAAATGAAACTTTTCTTACATCAACTCCATTTAACGAGGCTACACTTATTTCAAATCCATTCATTTTAAGCTCATTTATAAGATCATAAATATTAAAATATTTTATTATTGGAAGATCAAGAGCTGCACCGCTACTTACTCTTATAATGCCTTCCATTTTTATATTTTTTATATTTGAAATAACTAAAGCATCTGCACCTAAAGCATAAGCGGATCTTACAATTGATCCTATATTGCCCACATCTGTTACACCATACAAGACGACAATAAAATTTTTATCTTTAACATCATTTAAATCATAAAAACTATACTCTTCAATTTCAAGCAAGAAACCTTGATGATTTCCTCCATGACATAGACTTTGAGCCTTTTTATTATCAATATTTAAAATCTCTTTACCAAGTTTT
Coding sequences:
- a CDS encoding molybdopterin oxidoreductase family protein, with protein sequence MKIIDSVCTYCGVGCDIAAVVENEKITKIFAKSDGVVSRGKLCIKGKYGYEYLYSENRLKNALIKKSFFQKNPKLYDEFKEKLENFDVDHYKLDYDLAYRLVAKKLKEIKSFDPESFAAIGGARTNCESGYIFQKFAREIIGSPHVDNCARVCHSPSLKGMRATIGEGAATNPFDDIYECENIVVIGSNTTEAHPIVANRILEVVKKGVNLSVIDVREIALSKFAQNHLTIPYESNLLILNMIARVILENGWENKDFIEKRTKNFKEYKENILNDKFADPDFFSHIRGYEELPQKIKKLAYDISHKKTLILWGLGVTEHIDGSYAVMAITHLALLTGNIGKVGAGLMPLRGQNNVQGTCDMGMLPYYLPDYKKPKKIGLMTPDIIEAIMVGKIKAIFNMGEDLAHIHPNQNKIHKALKKLDFLVVNEIFPNEITKYADVIFGVKSAYEKVGVYVNAERRLHLSTPLIKSNLPDDWEVIANISKYLGSDLRYKSSKEIWDEVREVAKERFSGATYEKLQKDPLKGLQWPVFEKDTPILHEKEFRTEDGFGYFRYKQYELRGMVKELINKKDPHFYLTTGRIITHYNNSAQTKECETLYKRHKEDILLVSIKDKAFFENKEKVILTSKYGRSKPLKIKFSKSLKRGTMYVSFHHSKSHINYLFGDESDEFVKTARFKSVKVKVE
- a CDS encoding homoserine dehydrogenase, which produces MIKVGIVGVGTVGESVVKILEKNRDIINARSGKEIVVAKGAVRNLNKKRDVNIPLTTDPYEIVNEPQIDIVVELMGGVDEAYNVVKKALLNKKAVVTANKALLAYHRYELQNLAGDIPFEFEASVAGGIPIIKALREGLSANHIEAIKGIMNGTCNFILTKMEKESVDFDLVLKEAQDLGYAEADPTFDIEGFDAAHKLLILASIAYGIDAKPEDILIEGITKITSLDFSFANEFGYSIKLLGIAKKINNHVELRVHPTLISKEQMIAKVDGVMNGISVIGDFVGETMYYGPGAGGDATASAVVSNIIDIARGGKCSPMLGFKKPLESGMKLLNIDDIKSKYYLRVLVEDRPGVLAKIAELFGNLNISIESMLQKPKEKSKANLLLSTHECYEKDIQKALKELEKLDFIDGKPFMMRIE
- a CDS encoding LL-diaminopimelate aminotransferase — translated: MFEEIRFNKIERLPKYVFAAVNEIKMAARRAGEDIIDFSMGNPDGPAPKPIIDKLIEAAKKPKNHGYSASKGIYKLRLAICNWYERRYGVALDPETEAVATMGSKEGYVHLVHAVTNPGDVAIVPGPTYPIHSYAFILAGGSVHNFKLDFDEYYEVDEEKFFKNLHSALNEAFPKPKFLVVNFPHNPSTATVTPEFYKELVKIAKKERFYIISDIAYADLTYDGYKTPSILEVDGAKDVAVESFTLSKSYNMAGWRVGFMVGNERLIGALQKIKSWIDYGMFTPIQIAATVALDYHEDEVEKIRLKYEKRRDVLVESFNKAGWEIVKPKATMFVWAKIPKEFEHLGSLEFSKKLLTDAKVAVSPGVGFGEFGEGWVRIALIENEKRIRQAARNIKKFLNNR
- the rlmB gene encoding 23S rRNA (guanosine(2251)-2'-O)-methyltransferase RlmB; amino-acid sequence: MIVYGKQIFFYILDKHPELIKKVIFSKKVDEKIFKRVQKLGKEILNIDNKKAQSLCHGGNHQGFLLEIEEYSFYDLNDVKDKNFIVVLYGVTDVGNIGSIVRSAYALGADALVISNIKNIKMEGIIRVSSGAALDLPIIKYFNIYDLINELKMNGFEISVASLNGVDVRKVSFNKKRVLILGSEGEGIPLRLEQKSDKKIKIVMEREFDSLNVSAAAAILIDRMR